TTGGGAGAGCGCCGAGTTCGGGACCGGCAAGGGGCATGCGGAGATTCGCCGGCTCTTCCAGGGATTCCAGAAGCTTATCGAGTTCTCGCAGCACAATGTCATGAACCCGATTATCGAGGTCCACGGCGATCGCGCGACCGCCGAATGGTATTTCCTGGGCACGTTCAGATTCCGCGAGCGTCATCAGGCGCGATGGCTGGCGCTGCAGTACAAGGACGACTATGTGAAGCGCAACGGCCAGTGGAAATATCAGCACCTGCGGGTCAACCTCAGGCTGGCGGTTCCTTACGACGAGGGTTGGGCCAAAGAGCTGATCGTTCCGCTCAAGTAGAAATCGAATCAACGCAAAAGGAGGCCGTCATGCCGACGCATCCTTTGGAATTCGATGGAATCGATCACGCTGTGCTGCGGGTATCCGATATAAAGCGCAGCCTGGACTTCTATGTGAGCGTACTCGGATTGAGCCTCGAGCGGATCATCGAGGATATCGGCATCTACCAGCTCCGATGCGGCCGCAACCTGATCGACCTCTGCGTATTGCCCGCAGGCGCTAGCCTCGGCCAGGGAACGCAGCGGGGTATCGATCATCTCTGCCTGATGGTTCGGGGCGATATGAACAAAATCGTCGAATACCTGGCCGAGCATAAGGTCGAGACGGCTTCGCCGGTGCACGAGCGCTATGGCGCAACCGGCTTCGGAACCTCGCTCTACATCCTCGATCCCGACCAATACGTCATCGAGCTC
The DNA window shown above is from Candidatus Binataceae bacterium and carries:
- a CDS encoding nuclear transport factor 2 family protein, whose product is MDLEALERRLTRLEDIEAIKQLKARYCEICDDDHNPDRITSVFAEDAIWESAEFGTGKGHAEIRRLFQGFQKLIEFSQHNVMNPIIEVHGDRATAEWYFLGTFRFRERHQARWLALQYKDDYVKRNGQWKYQHLRVNLRLAVPYDEGWAKELIVPLK
- a CDS encoding VOC family protein codes for the protein MPTHPLEFDGIDHAVLRVSDIKRSLDFYVSVLGLSLERIIEDIGIYQLRCGRNLIDLCVLPAGASLGQGTQRGIDHLCLMVRGDMNKIVEYLAEHKVETASPVHERYGATGFGTSLYILDPDQYVIELKANYSQYPVKVTAAQAMGSMTRPRK